A window from Luteibacter flocculans encodes these proteins:
- a CDS encoding flagellar basal body-associated FliL family protein: MAAVPDEVTEQAPKKKKKGLLLIIGALVVLAAGGAGAWVMLKGGHAKGAENAAEAAKSKPALYLQLDPAFVVNFQDENALRFLQIGVNVMSHDPEAIAAAKEADPEIRNALLMLFSAQDVKSLSDVKGKQKLQAAALAEIQRVLKEKIGRPGVDAVYFTSFIMQ, encoded by the coding sequence ATGGCTGCTGTACCCGACGAAGTGACCGAACAGGCACCCAAGAAAAAGAAGAAAGGCCTGCTGCTCATCATCGGCGCGCTGGTGGTCCTCGCTGCGGGTGGCGCGGGCGCCTGGGTCATGCTCAAAGGCGGTCACGCCAAGGGTGCGGAGAACGCCGCTGAAGCGGCGAAGTCCAAGCCGGCGTTGTATCTCCAGCTCGATCCCGCCTTCGTCGTCAACTTCCAGGACGAGAATGCCCTGCGCTTTCTGCAGATCGGCGTGAACGTCATGTCGCACGACCCGGAAGCCATCGCCGCGGCGAAGGAAGCCGATCCGGAAATCCGCAATGCACTGCTGATGCTGTTCTCGGCGCAGGACGTGAAGAGCCTGTCCGACGTGAAGGGCAAGCAGAAGCTGCAGGCTGCGGCGCTCGCGGAGATCCAGCGGGTACTGAAGGAAAAGATCGGCCGCCCCGGTGTGGATGCGGTCTATTTCACCAGCTTCATCATGCAGTGA
- a CDS encoding flagellar hook-length control protein FliK, which translates to MNNATLALNIARPPAPAAAATPTAAGREQEGGASTKRFDAALDAAHADAHAPRDQARDAQDAKATPAAPASAAANAKVDKEPDAKPSDKEASAVDDPSIAATMLSLIGVPAKAVDVAAAALGVTKQAGAALGMPRAAAPLAGALGAGGDAAGTVVPDATAALLDKTTLPAVGVAGAAAGVVPPSFAALLATQGGAAASTKDDNGPVVDAANSPMPLMHTPELGNAAPVMQVQATQAATTPQFAQELGEQIAWMGSGQIKEARIKLHPEELGSMDVRVHLDAGKVNVAILAQHPAAVHAVQQTLSQLDSMLAHHGLSLGQADVGQRQGGEAADGRSDGSQGQGAESGASGAAETVAVSSVSRSLLDEIA; encoded by the coding sequence ATGAACAACGCCACGCTTGCTCTCAACATCGCCCGCCCGCCGGCTCCTGCCGCTGCTGCGACGCCGACCGCGGCCGGTCGCGAGCAGGAGGGCGGCGCCTCCACGAAGCGTTTCGACGCAGCGTTGGATGCGGCCCATGCAGACGCGCACGCGCCGCGAGACCAGGCGCGTGACGCGCAGGACGCCAAGGCAACCCCGGCAGCGCCGGCTTCGGCGGCCGCCAATGCCAAGGTGGACAAGGAACCCGACGCAAAGCCTTCGGATAAGGAAGCGTCCGCTGTAGACGATCCGTCCATCGCGGCGACGATGCTTTCATTGATCGGCGTGCCGGCGAAAGCGGTCGACGTGGCCGCTGCCGCCCTGGGCGTCACGAAACAGGCGGGCGCCGCGCTCGGCATGCCTCGCGCTGCCGCGCCGTTGGCTGGCGCGCTCGGCGCGGGCGGCGATGCCGCCGGTACCGTCGTGCCGGACGCGACCGCCGCGCTACTCGACAAGACGACCCTTCCGGCTGTGGGTGTCGCGGGTGCGGCTGCGGGTGTGGTGCCGCCGTCGTTCGCGGCGTTGCTGGCGACGCAAGGCGGTGCGGCAGCATCGACGAAGGACGACAATGGCCCCGTCGTCGACGCTGCCAATAGCCCGATGCCGCTGATGCATACCCCTGAGCTGGGTAACGCCGCGCCGGTGATGCAGGTGCAGGCTACTCAGGCGGCGACTACGCCGCAGTTCGCACAGGAACTCGGCGAACAGATTGCCTGGATGGGCTCCGGTCAGATCAAGGAAGCACGCATCAAGCTGCATCCGGAGGAGCTGGGCAGCATGGACGTTCGCGTCCACCTCGACGCGGGCAAGGTCAACGTGGCGATTCTGGCGCAGCATCCTGCGGCGGTGCACGCCGTGCAGCAGACGCTTTCGCAATTGGACAGCATGCTCGCCCATCATGGCCTCTCCCTGGGGCAGGCGGACGTGGGGCAGCGTCAGGGCGGCGAAGCTGCGGATGGGCGCAGCGACGGTTCGCAGGGGCAGGGCGCAGAGTCGGGCGCATCCGGCGCCGCAGAGACAGTCGCCGTTTCCTCCGTAAGCCGCAGCCTTCTGGACGAGATCGCCTGA
- the fliJ gene encoding flagellar export protein FliJ: MPSRADRLQPVVNLAAEKAEDATRALATQQRALADAEHQLVELRRYRNEYAEMPSGIGVSALLNRQQFLQKIDMAIVQQLGEVQRRERALERAREDWTAARGRAKALDSVTTKYREQERKSQDRREQEQADERSQHRRPTRSDA; this comes from the coding sequence ATGCCCTCCCGCGCCGACCGCCTTCAACCTGTCGTGAACCTCGCAGCCGAGAAGGCCGAGGACGCCACCCGAGCGCTCGCGACACAGCAGCGCGCGCTTGCGGATGCAGAACACCAGCTGGTGGAGTTGCGTCGCTACCGCAACGAATACGCCGAGATGCCGAGTGGCATTGGCGTAAGCGCGTTGCTCAACCGGCAGCAGTTCCTGCAAAAGATCGATATGGCGATCGTGCAGCAGCTGGGCGAGGTACAGCGCCGCGAGCGTGCGCTCGAACGCGCTCGCGAGGACTGGACCGCGGCCCGCGGCCGCGCCAAGGCACTGGATTCGGTCACCACGAAATACCGCGAGCAGGAACGCAAGAGCCAGGATCGCCGCGAACAGGAACAGGCCGACGAACGTTCGCAGCACCGTCGTCCGACGCGAAGCGACGCTTGA
- the fliI gene encoding flagellar protein export ATPase FliI has product MSGDQHVAARHARWRETLAAQRASAEHVRPLQAEGKLRRVVGLTLEAVGCEAPVGARCMVAGADGKQLETEVVGFSDGRLLLMPTGEMHGVLPNARVIPVAAVSGVPVGDSLLGRVIGSDGAPLDGQGPLLARERTPLRREPINPMLRQPIDTPLDTGVRAINALLTVGRGQRIGLFAGSGVGKSTLMGMMTRFTNADVVVVGLIGERGREVKEFVDHTLGEEGRRRAVVVAAPADAPPLSRLRGAQVATAVAEHFRDQGKRVLLLMDSLTRYAQAQREIALAIGEPPATKGYPPSVFAMLPALVERAGNDAEGRGSITAFYTVLTEGDDYRHDPIADSARAILDGHIVLSRDMAEAGHYPAIDVEASISRVMPAVVTKEHMRSAQRFRQVYSAYRQQRDLIAVGAYQKGSDPRTDEAIALYPKLSAFLQQETDVPVNLEEAQAGLADVTQVN; this is encoded by the coding sequence GTGAGCGGGGATCAACACGTTGCCGCTCGGCATGCGCGCTGGCGCGAGACGTTGGCGGCACAGCGCGCAAGCGCAGAGCACGTTCGCCCGTTGCAGGCCGAAGGCAAGTTGCGCCGCGTGGTCGGGTTGACGCTGGAAGCCGTGGGCTGCGAGGCGCCTGTGGGCGCTCGCTGCATGGTCGCGGGCGCTGACGGCAAGCAATTGGAAACGGAAGTCGTCGGTTTCTCCGATGGCCGGCTGCTGCTCATGCCGACGGGCGAGATGCATGGTGTGCTGCCCAATGCCCGCGTCATACCCGTGGCTGCGGTGTCCGGTGTACCGGTCGGCGATTCGCTGCTCGGTCGCGTGATCGGCTCCGATGGCGCGCCACTGGATGGGCAGGGGCCGTTGCTCGCGCGCGAGCGCACGCCGCTGCGCCGCGAGCCGATCAATCCCATGCTGCGCCAGCCGATCGATACGCCATTGGATACCGGCGTGCGCGCGATCAACGCACTGCTGACCGTTGGCCGCGGTCAGCGCATCGGCCTGTTCGCCGGCTCGGGCGTCGGTAAGTCGACGCTGATGGGCATGATGACGCGCTTCACCAATGCGGACGTGGTAGTCGTCGGTCTGATCGGCGAGCGCGGCCGAGAAGTGAAGGAATTCGTCGACCACACGCTGGGCGAGGAAGGTCGTCGCCGTGCCGTGGTAGTGGCTGCCCCCGCCGATGCGCCGCCGTTGTCGCGCCTGCGCGGTGCGCAGGTGGCCACGGCGGTCGCCGAACATTTCCGCGATCAGGGCAAGCGAGTGCTGTTGCTCATGGATTCCCTGACGCGTTACGCCCAGGCACAGCGTGAGATCGCGCTCGCCATCGGCGAGCCGCCGGCCACGAAGGGTTACCCGCCGTCGGTGTTCGCGATGCTGCCGGCGCTGGTCGAACGTGCGGGCAACGATGCCGAGGGCCGCGGTTCCATCACCGCGTTCTATACCGTGCTGACCGAAGGCGACGATTATCGTCACGATCCCATCGCCGACTCCGCACGCGCCATTCTCGACGGCCATATCGTGCTTTCGCGCGACATGGCTGAAGCGGGTCATTACCCGGCGATCGATGTCGAGGCGTCGATCAGCCGCGTGATGCCCGCGGTGGTCACGAAGGAGCACATGCGTTCCGCGCAGCGTTTCCGTCAGGTCTATTCGGCGTATCGCCAGCAGCGCGATCTCATCGCCGTGGGCGCCTATCAGAAGGGTAGCGATCCGCGCACCGACGAGGCCATCGCGCTCTATCCGAAACTGTCGGCCTTCCTGCAGCAGGAAACCGATGTGCCGGTCAACCTCGAAGAGGCTCAAGCCGGTCTCGCCGACGTCACTCAGGTGAACTGA
- a CDS encoding FliH/SctL family protein, with the protein MSLTSILTRERVANFERWELPVVGAPDVREAEEAVDEGPQRPTVAEIEAIERQAREEGFHAGLSEGRAMAKRELEAQVARLDALFAAVERPFKDLDDDVAGDLVALATVIAERVLGFEIATRPETITEVVRQAVDVLPAASNHLKIHLHPADAAIVREHRSSLDHEGTVVDDATLERGDVRLESEHSRLDGRVRTRLAAVIDGLLQGQFSADSGDGAESP; encoded by the coding sequence ATGAGCCTGACTTCCATCCTCACCCGCGAGCGGGTCGCCAACTTCGAGCGTTGGGAGCTTCCCGTCGTCGGCGCGCCCGATGTTCGCGAAGCGGAAGAGGCGGTCGACGAAGGCCCGCAGCGGCCCACGGTCGCCGAGATCGAGGCGATCGAACGTCAGGCTCGTGAGGAAGGCTTTCATGCCGGCCTCAGCGAGGGCAGGGCGATGGCCAAGCGCGAGCTGGAAGCGCAGGTCGCCCGGCTCGATGCCTTGTTCGCCGCGGTGGAGCGTCCTTTCAAAGATCTCGATGACGACGTCGCGGGCGACCTCGTCGCGCTGGCGACGGTCATCGCCGAGCGCGTGTTGGGTTTCGAGATCGCCACGCGTCCCGAGACGATCACCGAGGTCGTGCGGCAGGCCGTGGACGTCCTGCCGGCCGCGTCGAATCACTTGAAGATTCATTTGCACCCGGCTGACGCCGCCATCGTGCGGGAACATCGTTCGTCGCTGGATCACGAAGGCACGGTCGTGGACGATGCGACGCTGGAGCGCGGCGACGTGCGCCTGGAGAGCGAGCATTCGCGCCTCGACGGGCGCGTGCGTACCCGGCTTGCGGCCGTGATCGACGGACTCCTGCAAGGCCAGTTTTCCGCCGATTCTGGCGACGGCGCGGAATCACCGTGA
- the fliG gene encoding flagellar motor switch protein FliG, which translates to MTGAQKAAILLLTLGEEDAASILKHLGARDVQAVGTAMAALKNVTREQVDHVLTKLQEDVGQHTSIGVGTEDYIRRILVNALGENKAGGLIDRILLGRSSKGLESLKWMESRAIAEMIGQEHPQIIALVMAHLEADQAAEVIGYLPARTRSDVVMRIATLDGVQPHALNELDEIMERQFSGNSTKLKSANVGGLKAAADILNAMETAREAELMASIRGIDSGLGERIEELMFVFDDLAELDDRSMQTLLREVPSARLITALKGAETAIREKIFANMSKRAADMLRDDLEVKGPVRLSEVDAAQKEVLATARRLADAGQINLAGGGEEFV; encoded by the coding sequence CTGACGGGCGCACAGAAGGCGGCGATCCTGCTCCTCACGCTGGGTGAGGAAGATGCAGCGTCGATTCTGAAGCACCTTGGCGCACGCGACGTGCAGGCCGTCGGTACGGCCATGGCCGCACTGAAGAACGTCACCCGCGAGCAGGTCGACCATGTGTTGACCAAGCTGCAGGAAGACGTGGGTCAGCATACGTCGATCGGTGTGGGTACCGAGGATTACATCCGCCGCATCCTCGTCAATGCACTGGGTGAAAACAAGGCGGGCGGTCTGATCGATCGCATTCTCCTGGGCCGCAGCAGCAAGGGCCTCGAATCGCTCAAGTGGATGGAGAGCCGCGCCATCGCCGAGATGATCGGCCAGGAACATCCGCAGATCATCGCGCTGGTCATGGCTCACCTGGAGGCCGATCAGGCCGCCGAGGTCATCGGCTACCTGCCGGCCCGTACGCGCAGCGACGTGGTCATGCGTATCGCCACGCTCGACGGCGTGCAGCCGCATGCGCTCAACGAGCTCGACGAAATCATGGAGCGTCAGTTCTCCGGCAATTCGACCAAGCTCAAGTCTGCAAACGTGGGTGGCCTCAAAGCCGCGGCCGATATCCTCAACGCGATGGAGACGGCGCGCGAAGCCGAGCTGATGGCGTCCATCCGCGGCATCGACTCCGGCCTCGGCGAGCGCATCGAGGAGCTGATGTTCGTCTTCGACGACCTGGCCGAACTCGACGATCGCAGCATGCAGACTCTGTTGCGCGAAGTACCCTCAGCTCGGCTCATCACCGCCCTCAAGGGGGCCGAAACCGCCATTCGCGAGAAGATTTTCGCCAACATGTCCAAGCGCGCCGCCGACATGCTGCGCGACGACCTCGAGGTCAAGGGCCCGGTTCGCCTTTCCGAGGTGGACGCGGCACAGAAGGAAGTGCTCGCCACCGCGCGGCGTCTTGCTGACGCCGGGCAGATCAACCTGGCGGGCGGCGGCGAAGAATTCGTCTGA